In Glandiceps talaboti chromosome 4, keGlaTala1.1, whole genome shotgun sequence, a single window of DNA contains:
- the LOC144434586 gene encoding uncharacterized protein LOC144434586 has product MVARFLFVSTAMLYLPEVHARMCYYYDATWDTYTYHYCEHDQSCCGSSCCYTGSVYHLWYFWICLAFSILACATIGGLCYRKKLLRQNRITTVNTISSSVPPPPPSGHLVQPPPYPGTSPPPPYSQQGYPPPMYPTYPSTGMQPSRSHSPAPPYGWQ; this is encoded by the exons ATGGTCGCCAGGTTTCTGTTCGTGTCGACGGCGATGCTGTACTTACCG GAGGTACATGCACGAATGTGTTATTACTACGACGCCACTTGGGACACCTATACATATCACTA TTGTGAACATGATCAAAGCTGCTGTGGAAGTTCGTGTTGCTATACCGGAAGTGTTTATCATTTGTGGTATTTTTG GATCTGCCTCGCCTTTTCTATACTGGCCTGTGCCACTATCGGGGGACTTTGCTATCGAAAGAAATTACTCCGTCAGAATCGTATTACAACTGTCAACACCATCTCGTCATCAGTTccacccccaccaccatcaG GTCATCTTGTTCAGCCCCCGCCATACCCAGGAACGTCACCACCACCGCCCTACTCACAGCAAGGGTATCCTCCACCAATGTATCCAACTTATCCGTCCACTGGAATGCAGCCATCGAGATCACACTCTCCAGCCCCACCCTATGGGTGGCAGTAA